From a region of the Campylobacter anatolicus genome:
- the lpxA gene encoding acyl-ACP--UDP-N-acetylglucosamine O-acyltransferase: MKNIHQTAVVEDGAKIGENVVVEANAYVSSGAILGDNVIIKQGARVIGNTQIGDNSRVFSYAIVGDIPQDISYKGEENTGVIIGKNATIREFCTINSGTHKGDGITRIGDNAFIMAYCHIAHDCLIGDNVILANNATLAGHVELGDFAVVGGLTPIHQFVKVGESCMIAGASALSQDVVPFCLAEGNRAYIRSLNLVGIRRRFDKDQVEELVKAYRFLFNQGISLKDQATELLNKTKDENVKKMCNFIINTSRGIPLAKGRD; this comes from the coding sequence ATGAAAAATATACATCAAACAGCTGTTGTAGAAGATGGTGCAAAGATAGGTGAGAATGTAGTTGTAGAAGCTAATGCCTATGTGAGCAGTGGTGCGATTTTAGGTGATAATGTAATAATAAAGCAAGGTGCTAGAGTCATCGGTAACACTCAAATAGGTGATAATTCACGTGTGTTTAGCTACGCTATCGTAGGCGACATACCGCAAGATATAAGCTATAAAGGCGAAGAAAACACAGGTGTTATAATCGGTAAAAATGCGACTATTCGCGAGTTTTGTACGATAAATTCAGGTACACACAAAGGAGATGGTATCACACGTATCGGAGATAACGCCTTTATAATGGCTTATTGTCACATTGCACACGATTGTTTAATCGGTGATAACGTAATCTTAGCAAATAACGCTACACTTGCCGGGCATGTTGAGCTTGGAGATTTTGCCGTTGTTGGTGGTCTCACGCCGATACATCAGTTTGTCAAAGTCGGTGAGAGTTGTATGATAGCAGGTGCGTCTGCACTTAGCCAAGATGTCGTGCCATTTTGTCTTGCAGAGGGCAATAGGGCATATATAAGAAGCTTAAATTTAGTAGGAATTCGTCGCAGATTTGATAAAGATCAAGTTGAAGAGCTAGTAAAAGCTTATAGATTTTTGTTTAATCAGGGCATAAGCTTAAAAGATCAAGCTACCGAGTTACTAAATAAAACAAAAGATGAAAACGTGAAAAAAATGTGTAATTTTATAATCAATACTTCAAGGGGAATCCCGCTTGCAAAAGGGAGAGACTAA
- the fabZ gene encoding 3-hydroxyacyl-ACP dehydratase FabZ, which translates to MIDVVEIQKILPHRFPFLLIDRVLELQPAKHIVAYKNVTIGEPIFQGHFPSHPIYPGVMIIEGMAQAGGVLAFNSMTDEGQADAADNKVVYFMSIDRAKFRHPVRPGDRLEYRLEVLKHKGNIWVLDGKAYIEGVLCAEAELKAMIVDK; encoded by the coding sequence GTGATAGACGTTGTTGAAATTCAAAAAATTTTGCCACATAGATTTCCATTTTTGCTGATTGACAGAGTTTTAGAGCTTCAACCAGCAAAACATATAGTGGCGTATAAAAATGTTACGATAGGAGAGCCTATATTCCAGGGACATTTCCCTAGTCATCCGATATATCCTGGCGTGATGATCATAGAGGGTATGGCTCAGGCTGGTGGAGTTTTAGCGTTTAATAGTATGACCGACGAAGGACAGGCTGATGCTGCGGATAATAAAGTCGTGTATTTTATGAGTATTGATAGAGCAAAATTCCGCCATCCAGTTCGTCCTGGTGATCGCTTAGAGTATCGCCTTGAAGTTTTAAAGCATAAAGGAAATATCTGGGTGCTTGATGGTAAGGCTTATATAGAGGGTGTGCTTTGTGCTGAGGCTGAGCTTAAAGCTATGATAGTTGATAAATAA